One window of Triplophysa rosa linkage group LG8, Trosa_1v2, whole genome shotgun sequence genomic DNA carries:
- the tbrg4 gene encoding FAST kinase domain-containing protein 4, with the protein MTTRLLSRWARLFPRCPQAAVAQARMQAPTIHPTDPVAPMSLSWHQLAARNLCQGNELAKMEESPVPYERTELVGLVEKAATPQEVLQLWAEQGGSASDAARCLVQLSLRVTEKGGEGILRDPRFENMLETVNSQVSSVWNGSLVALLRALTMLGLPSDAPLLRSLQNEVLWRIRRLTYRHLTYLVDWVAFQRSRGQENEALTTTLLKQLELRWTELCEPRTISILMSRASLLSPTLMDKLEDKALELAENFSAEDIRRVTFALASQNRRAVPLLRALSYHLNQKPSSELKTPLLLDIAYAYGKLNFHQTQVLQRIAAELLPWLSEMSSFDFTRCAKSLAFLKWLHLPLFEGFAQHYESNSVKYSTLQVCNLLMSFAKLNFQPSKGEEFYPKVHKALEGSFQTLEPFLKTDVVWSLCVLNQAIPDHITSVTKPAFQKKLSGGSVGRIENYRLKLLHISAYGQLEPLGVAAVPTSVLLPAPQRKADSITPLQSGIHTALQSLTNSRTQALRTSVNTVYGWNIDGELVVDSENKPIDLENLKAPHLPGGGGPDALPTGACRIAFVAWEFPNFCLRSKDLLGRFAMQKRQLQLAGFIVVEVPYFEWLELKSDWQKVAYLKDKLGKAVAEDMAK; encoded by the exons ATGACTACCAGGCTGCTGAGCAGATGGGCACGACTGTTTCCTCGCTGCCCTCAGGCTGCTGTGGCCCAGGCCCGCATGCAAGCCCCCACAATCCACCCCACAGACCCAGTGGCCCCGATGTCCCTGTCTTGGCATCAGCTTGCTGCCAGGAATCTCTGTCAGGGCAATGAACTGGCCAAGATGGAGGAGTCACCAGTTCCATATGAACGCACAGAACTAGTTGGGCTCGTTGAGAAGGCAGCAACTCCACAGGAAGTGCTTCAGTTGTGGGCGGAGCAGGGTGGCTCTGCCAGTGATGCAGCCAGATGTTTGGTGCAACTGAGTCTGCGGGTCACAGAGAAGGGCGGGGAAGGAATTCTGCGGGATCCACGCTTTGAAAACATGCTGGAGACAGTAAACTCTCAG gTGTCTTCGGTATGGAACGGATCTCTGGTAGCTCTTCTGCGTGCTCTCACTATGTTGGGTCTCCCCTCTGATGCTCCGCTACTCCGCTCTCTCCAGAACGAAGTGCTTTGGAGAATCAGACGCCTCACTTACCGTCACCTGACCTACCTGGTGGACTGGGTGGCATTTCAGCGCAGCAGAGG GCAGGAAAATGAAGCTCTCACCACAACCCTGCTGAAACAACTAGAGCTGCGCTGGACAGAGCTGTGTGAGCCTCGTACCATCAGTATCCTCATGAGCCGTGCTTCACTTCTGTCCCCCACTCTCATGGACAAACTAGAGGATAAG GCCCTGGAATTGGCTGAGAACTTCAGTGCAGAGGACATTCGCAGGGTAACATTTGCACTGGCCTCCCAGAACAGGAGGGCCGTTCCCCTATTACGTGCTCTCTCATATCACCTTAACCAGAAACCCTCCTCGGAACTGAAAACACCACTGCTGCTTGACATCGCATACGCTTATG gtaagCTGAATTTTCACCAGACCCAGGTGCTCCAGAGAATAGCTGCAGAGCTGTTGCCTTGGTTATCAGAAATGAGCTCTTTTGATTTCACGCGATGTGCCAAGTCTCTTGCCTTTCTCAAATGGCTCCACCTGCCTCTCTTTGAAGGATTTGCACAG caCTATGAGAGCAATAGTGTTAAGTACAGCACTCTGCAGGTCTGTAACCTCCTCATGTCTTTCGCCAAACTCAACTTTCAGCCCAGCAAAGGGGAGGAGTTTTACCCAAAG GTACACAAAGCTTTGGAAGGTTCATTTCAGACTTTGGAGCCTTTTCTGAAAACGGATGTGGTTTGGTCACTCTGTGTGCTGAACCAAGCCATACCTGATCACATAACCTCTGTTACAAAGCCTGCCTTTCAGAAGAAACTTTCAG GTGGCAGTGTGGGTCGGATAGAAAACTATCGTCTGAAATTGCTTCATATCTCAGCCTATGGTCAGCTGGAGCCTCTAGGAGTTGCCGCTGTCCCCACCTCTGTTTTGCTGCCAGCACCTCAGCGCAAAGCGGATTCTATCACCCCTCTGCAAAGTGGTATTCACACAGCTCTCCAGAGTCTGACCAACAGCAGGACGCAGGCTCTCCGCACTTCTGTCAATACAGTGTACGGCTGGAATATAG ATGGAGAGCTTGTGGTAGATTCAGAAAATAAGCCGATTGACCTGGAGAACCTGAAAGCCCCTCATTTACCTGGAGGTGGTGGTCCTGATGCATTACCTACAGGTGCATGCCG GATAGCATTCGTGGCTTGGGAGTTTCCAAACTTTTGTCTCAGGAGTAAGGATCTTTTGGGACGCTTTGCCATGCAGAAACGCCAACTACAGCTGGCTGGTTTTATAGTAGTGGAG GTGCCGTACTTCGAATGGCTGGAGCTGAAATCTGATTGGCAGAAAGTGGCGTACCTGAAGGACAAGTTAGGGAAAGCAGTGGCTGAGGACATGGCTAAGTGA